TCGGCGGGGGTGTCCTCGATGACGTCGTGGAGGAGTCCCACGACCGCGGCCTCGATGCCGTAGCCGTGGGCGAGGACCATCATGCCGACGGCCACCGGGTGGACGAAGTAGGGCTTCTGGGTACCCTTGCGCAACTGGCCACGATGGGCGCGCTCGGCGAAGCCGATCGCGCGGTAGAGGAGGTACTCGGGCTCCATGGAACCGCCTCCCGTGTGTGGACGGTCGCCAAGCAGAGCACCGCTCGCCCCCGTTCGTCAACCCGGCGGACAAGAAAGAAAAGGCGGCGGGACGATCCCGCCGCCTTCGCACGGAAGGAGAGTAGCCGAGTCGATTACTGCTGGACGCCCTCGGGCCAGGCCGCGAACTGCCCGCCCATGAAGATGATCGGGCTGTCGAATCCACCGCCGTTGCCGCCGCCGAAGGCACCCCACACGACGCCGGTCAGGTCGCCGCCGTCCTTGCCGCCGGACGCGAGCGTGTAGCCCGTGGTCGTCGATGCGACGTAGAAGTCATGGCGCCAGCCGTCCTGCGCGGGAATGGTCTTGATGTAGATGGGCTCGACGGCGGTCCCCACGGCCTTCAGGGTCCCGATGTCGGCAGCCGTCGGGTAGTAGTTGTTGTCGATGGCGTACGAC
The Terriglobia bacterium genome window above contains:
- a CDS encoding type II secretion system protein GspG, with the protein product GFTLIELLIVVAIIGIIAAIAIPNLLNAIDRGKQKRTMADIRSIGTAVESYAIDNNYYPTAADIGTLKAVGTAVEPIYIKTIPAQDGWRHDFYVASTTTGYTLASGGKDGGDLTGVVWGAFGGGNGGGFDSPIIFMGGQFAAWPEGVQQ